One genomic window of Providencia hangzhouensis includes the following:
- the nagA gene encoding N-acetylglucosamine-6-phosphate deacetylase: MKQQYAILADRTFTPEGIRYQQYVRVCNGVIQEITDTAPEHCPVIRLEGRSLLPGFVDIHIHGRAGADVMDASQQGLQTIADALVKTGVVAWVGTTVTAPMDDIKRALTQVSDFIAKPQTSGAQLVGSFLEGPYFTERHRGSHPVKYLKSPTIHELEDLVQCANHTLLRVAVAPEAEGAIEAIDWLVQHNIKTSVAHTAADFIQTSLAFSHGADCGVHLYNGMTGLHHREPGCCGAVLYHDVLAELIADGIHVHPVMMQLAYRMKGYQQLALITDCMRAGGLPDGDYALGAQTVKVTQGQARTADGSLAGSTCSLDNALRNMVQLAHVPEWEAVQMATSVPAQYLGIDDQFGYIRVGAQANFAVVDNNFYLTDTFIRGEHVHSVFGDTDH, translated from the coding sequence ATGAAACAGCAATATGCCATTTTAGCGGATCGTACCTTTACACCTGAGGGAATTCGCTATCAGCAGTATGTTCGAGTGTGCAACGGTGTTATACAGGAAATTACGGATACCGCCCCCGAACACTGCCCAGTCATCCGTCTTGAAGGGCGCTCCTTACTACCGGGGTTTGTTGATATCCATATTCATGGTCGTGCTGGCGCAGACGTCATGGATGCAAGCCAACAAGGGTTGCAAACCATCGCTGATGCATTAGTCAAAACTGGTGTTGTGGCTTGGGTGGGAACCACCGTCACCGCACCAATGGATGATATCAAACGCGCACTCACCCAAGTGAGTGACTTTATCGCCAAGCCGCAAACATCAGGAGCCCAGTTAGTCGGCAGTTTTTTAGAAGGCCCTTACTTCACTGAACGTCATCGAGGCTCACATCCTGTTAAGTACTTAAAATCGCCGACCATTCATGAATTGGAAGACCTTGTGCAATGTGCTAATCACACACTTTTGCGAGTTGCTGTTGCACCTGAAGCAGAAGGTGCCATTGAGGCTATTGATTGGTTAGTACAACACAATATTAAGACCAGTGTTGCACATACTGCCGCTGATTTCATACAAACCAGTCTCGCATTTTCACATGGTGCAGATTGTGGCGTGCATCTTTATAACGGCATGACGGGTTTACATCATAGAGAGCCCGGTTGCTGTGGCGCAGTGTTGTACCACGATGTCCTTGCAGAGCTGATTGCCGATGGCATTCATGTTCACCCTGTCATGATGCAGCTAGCTTATCGAATGAAAGGTTATCAGCAGCTCGCTTTAATTACGGATTGTATGCGAGCTGGTGGGCTACCGGATGGTGATTATGCCCTTGGGGCACAGACGGTGAAGGTCACTCAAGGGCAAGCTCGCACAGCTGATGGCTCTCTTGCGGGTAGTACATGTAGCCTTGATAACGCATTGCGCAACATGGTGCAACTCGCGCATGTTCCTGAATGGGAAGCCGTACAAATGGCTACTTCGGTTCCCGCTCAATACCTTGGAATCGATGACCAATTTGGTTACATCCGAGTTGGGGCTCAAGCTAATTTTGCCGTTGTTGATAACAATTTTTATCTAACAGACACATTCATCAGAGGTGAACACGTTCACTCTGTATTCGGGGATACCGACCATTAA
- the agaF gene encoding PTS galactosamine/N-acetylgalactosamine transporter subunit IIA, whose protein sequence is MIGLIVSGHINFASGMASAVKAIAGEQENMVFIDFVETLSPDELEQQMRAAMSAMNCEQILFLTDLPGGTPCNRAMAIMMEDKSVEVLAGVNLPMIVNAALEREGVDAKELLSILHDIGTSSIQDLRQKLAMMSEPECEEDGL, encoded by the coding sequence ATGATTGGTTTGATTGTTTCTGGGCACATTAATTTTGCAAGCGGTATGGCTTCCGCTGTCAAAGCCATCGCAGGTGAACAGGAAAATATGGTGTTTATTGATTTTGTTGAAACCCTTTCTCCCGACGAATTGGAACAACAAATGCGAGCAGCAATGAGTGCCATGAATTGTGAACAAATACTTTTTCTCACCGACCTTCCTGGTGGAACCCCTTGTAACCGCGCTATGGCAATTATGATGGAAGATAAATCCGTTGAAGTTTTAGCTGGCGTTAATCTGCCGATGATTGTCAATGCGGCATTGGAACGTGAAGGGGTTGATGCAAAAGAACTTCTTTCTATCTTACACGATATTGGCACGAGTAGTATTCAAGATCTACGTCAAAAACTGGCTATGATGTCAGAGCCTGAATGTGAAGAAGATGGCCTATGA
- a CDS encoding PTS system mannose/fructose/sorbose family transporter subunit IID, with amino-acid sequence MVSDNKTAVETKNLPVESYVDGIDEYQDTTVRKVITKGDLWRCAFRGLFMEGNFNFERMQGGGFAFSIIPALRKIHGNNKRDYATALKNHLQFFNASPKLFTFLLGTAVAMEENKEKPSTVNVMKVAGMGPTGGIGDAIDHMTLMPLTLALGASIAMEGSIAGPFVFFFLYQIVHFFVYFGLMFMGYRAGTAAMVNMSDATEKLAKAANIMGIFVIGALSATFIKVQTTAAVEVGGKVVELQTALFDKIMPNLLPLCLVFLMFKMVKGTGFWAKPPVLIFSVLAFGVIGHVLGVM; translated from the coding sequence ATGGTATCTGATAACAAAACAGCAGTAGAAACCAAAAACTTACCAGTGGAATCCTACGTTGATGGCATTGATGAGTACCAAGATACCACTGTCCGCAAAGTCATCACGAAAGGCGATCTATGGCGTTGTGCATTTCGCGGGCTATTTATGGAAGGTAACTTTAACTTTGAACGTATGCAGGGGGGAGGCTTTGCATTCTCCATCATCCCAGCCCTACGCAAAATTCATGGTAATAACAAACGCGATTATGCAACTGCACTGAAAAATCACTTACAGTTTTTCAATGCGAGTCCAAAATTATTTACTTTCTTACTTGGTACTGCCGTTGCCATGGAAGAGAACAAAGAGAAGCCTTCTACTGTCAACGTAATGAAAGTGGCAGGTATGGGGCCAACAGGTGGAATTGGCGATGCTATCGACCATATGACATTGATGCCACTGACTTTAGCATTAGGTGCATCTATCGCAATGGAAGGCTCAATTGCCGGCCCATTTGTTTTCTTCTTTTTATACCAAATTGTTCACTTTTTTGTCTATTTTGGCTTGATGTTCATGGGATATCGCGCAGGTACTGCGGCGATGGTTAACATGAGCGACGCAACAGAAAAATTAGCGAAAGCCGCCAACATCATGGGGATTTTTGTGATTGGGGCACTTTCCGCCACTTTCATAAAAGTACAAACCACCGCTGCTGTTGAGGTAGGTGGCAAGGTGGTCGAACTACAAACCGCCTTGTTCGACAAAATCATGCCTAACTTACTCCCTCTGTGCCTTGTCTTTTTGATGTTCAAAATGGTGAAAGGGACAGGTTTCTGGGCAAAACCGCCGGTGCTTATCTTCTCTGTCTTGGCCTTCGGTGTTATTGGCCATGTACTTGGTGTGATGTAA
- the agaW gene encoding PTS N-acetylgalactosamine transporter subunit IIC, translating to MIYEASLVALWAFFCGIDKYDVALNIHRPLITGPVVGLIMGDMQVGLIAGATLELAWLGLVPNAGAQPPDVTLGTIAAVAFAIMTNQSPAVAMGIGMPIAVLMQMIIIGFFAITAFTMGKADRYAEKADAAGISRLLIATITVRSLLYAIVAFVTVYFGEHAAQWIDENTPKVLLEGLGIGAKMVPAIGFAMLLKIMWSKEVAGVFFVGFVMTTYLKLPIMAVAILGASAAALYYFFSGNNNKNNSQQNEDFEDGI from the coding sequence ATGATTTATGAAGCTTCTCTCGTGGCTTTATGGGCCTTCTTTTGCGGTATAGATAAGTATGACGTTGCACTCAATATCCACCGCCCACTGATCACAGGGCCTGTTGTTGGCCTGATTATGGGTGATATGCAAGTCGGTTTAATTGCGGGTGCAACATTAGAATTAGCTTGGCTTGGGCTTGTTCCAAATGCAGGGGCTCAGCCACCTGATGTTACTTTAGGCACTATCGCCGCCGTTGCATTCGCCATTATGACTAATCAATCACCAGCGGTAGCGATGGGGATTGGTATGCCAATTGCCGTTCTCATGCAAATGATCATTATCGGCTTTTTTGCTATTACCGCGTTCACCATGGGTAAAGCTGATCGCTACGCTGAAAAAGCCGATGCGGCGGGGATCTCCCGGTTATTAATCGCCACAATTACCGTTCGTTCTTTACTCTACGCGATCGTCGCCTTTGTAACGGTTTACTTTGGTGAACACGCGGCACAGTGGATTGATGAAAATACACCAAAAGTACTCCTCGAAGGCTTAGGTATTGGCGCCAAAATGGTTCCAGCAATTGGCTTCGCGATGTTGTTGAAAATCATGTGGTCAAAAGAAGTGGCTGGTGTGTTCTTTGTTGGTTTCGTTATGACCACTTATCTCAAACTGCCAATTATGGCAGTAGCAATACTCGGCGCATCTGCGGCAGCCCTGTATTACTTCTTCAGCGGTAACAACAACAAGAATAACTCACAACAAAATGAGGATTTTGAAGATGGTATCTGA
- the agaV gene encoding PTS N-acetylgalactosamine transporter subunit IIB, with amino-acid sequence MHAPNIVWTRIDERLLHGQIRITWGKHTEANLILVANDDAADGPNSAFMQAGMKASAGGEYAVRFFSIEKTIDVIHKASPRQKIFILCNNPTDVARLVEGGVPITHCNVGNMHFHEGKRQIAKTVSVDERDLEAFRRLVDKGVACTIQNTPDQTPVNVLTLATA; translated from the coding sequence ATGCACGCACCAAATATTGTCTGGACCCGAATCGATGAGCGTTTATTACATGGGCAAATTCGAATCACTTGGGGTAAACACACTGAAGCAAATTTAATTCTTGTCGCTAATGATGATGCTGCGGATGGCCCTAATTCTGCTTTTATGCAAGCAGGGATGAAAGCGTCCGCAGGTGGAGAATATGCCGTCCGATTTTTCTCTATCGAAAAAACCATCGATGTCATTCACAAAGCGTCTCCTCGTCAAAAAATCTTTATTCTTTGCAATAACCCAACAGATGTTGCTCGCCTTGTCGAAGGTGGAGTTCCTATCACTCACTGCAATGTCGGCAATATGCATTTCCATGAAGGAAAGCGCCAAATTGCCAAAACAGTGTCTGTGGATGAGCGCGACTTAGAAGCATTTCGTCGGCTTGTCGACAAAGGAGTAGCTTGCACAATTCAAAATACTCCAGACCAAACCCCCGTTAATGTTCTTACTCTCGCAACAGCATAA
- a CDS encoding SIS domain-containing protein, with protein sequence MEYLSYQTPELEKLNAFWTAKEIEQQPECWEKTNQLIQEQRAEIDTFLAKVLQAPDARIIMTGAGTSAFAGRALAPVLTGHLKRRIDAIATTDLVADPKEYLAENVPTLLISFARSGNSPESVAALNVAEKCLTQCYHLVLTCNEQGQLYRYCQNNTNALAILMPEESNDRSLAMTSSFSSMMMAALCIFLTESFYLNEIKPYFQDYHDSYTQFNRRIREDYAGKFKRVIYLGSGGLQGLAQEAALKMLELTAGKVVANFDTPLGFRHGPKSIVNKETLVVLFLSNDKYTRQYETDLLREVIHDNASAKVIAVTSSSDDTQIEESFVYIKKMEQCSDSALFFPYLMLAQAFAFHSSIALGNTPDNPSPTGEINRVVQGVTIYPFSYQEDGFMPS encoded by the coding sequence ATGGAATATTTAAGCTATCAAACACCTGAACTCGAAAAGCTAAACGCATTCTGGACAGCAAAAGAAATTGAGCAACAACCTGAATGCTGGGAAAAAACAAACCAGCTAATACAAGAACAACGTGCTGAAATTGATACATTTTTAGCTAAAGTGCTTCAGGCACCAGACGCACGCATTATCATGACGGGAGCTGGAACATCGGCTTTCGCAGGCCGCGCCCTTGCCCCCGTTCTAACAGGCCATTTAAAACGCCGTATTGATGCCATTGCCACCACGGATCTAGTCGCCGACCCAAAAGAATATTTAGCGGAAAACGTACCAACGTTACTAATTTCTTTTGCTCGCTCTGGCAATAGTCCCGAGAGTGTTGCTGCTCTTAATGTGGCAGAAAAATGCCTAACTCAGTGTTACCACTTAGTTTTAACCTGCAACGAGCAAGGGCAGCTATATCGTTATTGCCAAAATAATACCAATGCATTAGCCATTTTAATGCCAGAAGAATCAAATGACCGTTCATTAGCAATGACGTCAAGCTTTTCATCCATGATGATGGCTGCGCTGTGTATTTTCTTAACCGAATCCTTCTATTTGAATGAAATTAAACCCTATTTCCAAGATTATCACGACAGTTACACTCAATTTAACCGCCGTATCCGTGAAGATTATGCAGGTAAATTTAAACGAGTCATTTATTTAGGTAGTGGTGGCTTACAAGGCCTTGCACAAGAAGCTGCCCTAAAAATGTTGGAATTAACGGCTGGTAAGGTCGTTGCTAACTTTGACACGCCTTTAGGGTTTCGCCATGGACCGAAATCTATCGTCAATAAAGAAACGTTAGTCGTGCTGTTTCTGTCAAACGATAAATACACCAGACAGTATGAGACTGACTTATTAAGAGAGGTAATTCACGATAATGCTTCAGCAAAAGTGATCGCGGTCACCTCCTCTTCTGATGACACACAAATAGAGGAAAGTTTCGTTTATATTAAAAAAATGGAGCAGTGCTCAGACTCAGCCCTATTTTTTCCTTATTTAATGTTAGCGCAGGCCTTTGCATTCCATAGTTCCATTGCACTGGGGAATACACCAGATAACCCATCTCCAACTGGAGAAATTAATCGGGTTGTTCAAGGTGTCACTATTTACCCGTTCTCATATCAAGAAGATGGCTTCATGCCTTCTTAA
- the kbaZ gene encoding tagatose-bisphosphate aldolase subunit KbaZ, with the protein MHPLEKIVQQNKLGKQNGIYSVCSAHPFVIEASLHQALDNDSFLLIEATSNQVDQFGGYTGMTPADFFNYVVEKAEKINFPLNKLILGGDHLGPNRWQGLNAADAMDNADVLIEHYVAAGFKKIHLDCSMSCADDPVPLTDEIVAQRAARLAVIAEKTAKEKFGYSDIVYVIGTEVPVPGGATEALEGVEVTDPQAARKTLDCHAKAFEKAGVGDCWTRVIGLVVQPGVEFDHTGVIDYQPEKAQALSKVVDDYPHLVFEAHSTDYQTPDAYKQLVQDHFAILKVGPALTFAMREALYSLCEIENEMFPAEQCSHLKEKMEQLMCREPEFWQKYYHGDAQQQAFARVYSFSDRIRYYWPDKEINQAIETLMANLSSKPIPLPLLSQYMPHQFQQLREGMIDGSAKSFIFAKIRDVLSVYADACKFSH; encoded by the coding sequence ATGCATCCTTTAGAAAAGATTGTTCAGCAAAATAAACTTGGTAAACAGAATGGCATTTATTCTGTTTGCTCAGCCCACCCATTTGTTATTGAAGCTTCATTGCACCAAGCGCTGGATAATGATTCCTTTCTTTTAATTGAAGCCACATCCAATCAAGTTGACCAATTTGGTGGCTATACGGGTATGACTCCGGCTGACTTTTTCAATTATGTGGTTGAGAAAGCAGAAAAAATCAATTTTCCTCTAAATAAGCTAATTCTTGGTGGTGACCATTTAGGTCCTAACCGTTGGCAAGGGCTTAATGCCGCTGATGCCATGGATAATGCCGATGTCCTAATTGAACATTACGTTGCCGCAGGGTTCAAAAAAATCCACCTTGATTGCAGTATGTCCTGTGCAGATGACCCTGTTCCACTCACGGATGAAATCGTTGCACAACGTGCCGCCCGACTCGCAGTTATTGCAGAAAAAACCGCCAAAGAAAAATTTGGCTACAGCGATATCGTTTATGTTATTGGTACGGAAGTTCCCGTACCAGGTGGAGCAACTGAAGCGCTTGAAGGTGTTGAAGTCACAGACCCACAAGCTGCGAGAAAAACCTTAGACTGCCATGCGAAAGCGTTCGAAAAAGCAGGTGTCGGTGACTGCTGGACACGTGTTATTGGCCTCGTCGTCCAACCTGGCGTGGAATTTGACCATACCGGTGTTATTGATTATCAACCCGAAAAAGCACAAGCATTAAGTAAAGTTGTTGATGACTACCCTCATCTTGTTTTTGAAGCACACTCAACCGATTACCAAACACCAGATGCTTATAAGCAACTCGTTCAAGACCACTTTGCTATTTTAAAAGTGGGCCCGGCTTTAACATTTGCTATGCGAGAAGCCCTCTATTCTCTGTGTGAAATTGAGAATGAAATGTTCCCAGCAGAACAGTGTTCTCACTTAAAAGAGAAAATGGAACAGTTGATGTGCCGTGAGCCCGAATTTTGGCAAAAATACTACCATGGTGATGCCCAGCAGCAAGCTTTTGCACGCGTTTATAGTTTTAGTGACCGTATTCGTTATTACTGGCCTGATAAAGAAATTAACCAAGCCATAGAAACGCTGATGGCTAACTTATCTTCAAAACCGATCCCGTTACCACTTTTAAGCCAATACATGCCACATCAATTCCAACAATTAAGAGAAGGCATGATCGATGGCTCAGCGAAATCCTTTATTTTTGCAAAAATTCGCGACGTACTTTCGGTATATGCCGATGCATGTAAATTTAGTCACTGA
- the agaR gene encoding transcriptional repressor AgaR: MKAAVERRMEILDMINQQGKARVEDLAEIFKVSSVTIRSDLSFLEKNGYVVRSHGAAIPNTGFIAELSIHEKRGQNAGTKTLIGKAAAALINDGDTIILDSGTTTREIATHLKSRDSVVVMTNGLDVAMELATAAGVDVLMTGGALRKNALSFSGSQAENSLRNYRFDKVFLGVDGFDLRVGITTHNEQEASLNRLMCEISETVIAVADSTKFGKRSCHMIREFADIDVLVTDSGIPDEYVQELKNHKIEVIIVDKEQ, encoded by the coding sequence GTGAAAGCGGCAGTTGAACGGCGCATGGAAATCCTCGACATGATTAACCAACAAGGTAAAGCACGAGTCGAAGATTTAGCCGAAATATTTAAAGTTTCAAGTGTCACCATCCGTAGCGATTTAAGCTTTCTTGAAAAGAATGGTTATGTGGTCCGCTCCCATGGGGCAGCAATTCCAAATACTGGGTTTATTGCTGAACTTAGCATCCATGAAAAACGTGGGCAGAATGCGGGCACAAAAACATTAATAGGGAAAGCAGCCGCCGCGCTCATTAATGATGGCGATACGATCATTTTAGACTCGGGGACAACGACACGAGAAATTGCGACACACTTAAAGTCGCGGGATAGCGTCGTTGTCATGACTAACGGTTTAGATGTCGCAATGGAGTTAGCAACAGCCGCTGGCGTTGATGTACTAATGACTGGCGGCGCATTGCGCAAAAATGCTTTATCGTTTTCTGGCTCACAAGCAGAAAATAGCCTCAGAAATTATCGTTTTGACAAGGTTTTTCTTGGGGTTGATGGGTTCGATTTACGCGTTGGTATCACGACACACAATGAACAGGAAGCTAGCCTTAACCGGTTAATGTGTGAAATCTCGGAAACTGTTATTGCGGTTGCTGATTCTACGAAATTTGGTAAGCGCAGCTGTCATATGATCCGTGAATTCGCTGATATTGATGTTTTGGTGACAGACTCTGGGATCCCTGATGAATATGTCCAAGAGTTGAAAAACCATAAAATTGAAGTGATCATCGTCGATAAAGAGCAATAA
- a CDS encoding anaerobic sulfatase maturase, giving the protein MPANQPTYFHMMAKPTSYRCNIKCEYCFYLEKENVFHEQPKEDLHDVMPDNVLRRYIKDYIQSHAGEQVDFSWQGGEPTLAGLEFFERVVKYQKQYAQGKIITNSVQTNAIAINRQWAQFFADHGFLIGVSIDGLEAVHDKYRISVNGNPTFERVKKAIQLLIEYGVEFNTLTVVNDQNWRKGKETYRALKALGSTFFQFIPIVEVDRRFPHTQGGHYAPGPNAAMAPFSVPAEGYGQFMADVFDEWIHQGDIGKIYIRLFDSLLGTWMGYPASTCVQSKTCGQALIIESNGDVYSCDHYVYPANRLGNVQQHSLSRIVSSKQQVRFGQNKYDKLTSLCQRCEVQSLCYGGCPKHRITAIEGEKYRHNYLCRSYKKIFHHTALGMQLMRQAISGGALASDALGAIQRAYKQ; this is encoded by the coding sequence ATGCCTGCAAACCAACCTACTTATTTTCATATGATGGCGAAACCCACCAGTTATCGCTGCAATATTAAATGCGAATACTGTTTTTATCTTGAAAAAGAAAATGTGTTTCACGAGCAACCAAAGGAAGACCTGCATGACGTTATGCCTGATAACGTACTACGTCGTTATATCAAAGACTATATCCAGTCCCATGCTGGTGAACAGGTAGACTTTTCATGGCAAGGTGGGGAGCCAACCCTTGCAGGGCTCGAATTTTTTGAGCGTGTTGTTAAGTACCAAAAGCAATATGCCCAAGGAAAAATCATCACGAATAGTGTGCAAACTAACGCTATTGCGATTAACCGACAATGGGCGCAGTTTTTTGCAGACCACGGTTTTTTAATCGGTGTATCTATTGATGGCTTAGAAGCTGTTCATGATAAATATCGAATTTCCGTTAATGGTAACCCAACTTTTGAGCGTGTGAAGAAAGCGATTCAGCTCCTGATTGAATATGGTGTTGAATTTAATACCTTAACCGTTGTTAATGACCAAAATTGGCGAAAAGGAAAAGAAACGTATCGAGCTTTGAAAGCATTGGGTTCCACTTTTTTTCAGTTCATCCCCATTGTTGAAGTGGATAGGCGCTTTCCACATACTCAAGGTGGCCATTATGCCCCTGGGCCAAATGCCGCGATGGCACCATTTTCAGTACCCGCTGAGGGATATGGGCAGTTTATGGCTGATGTTTTTGATGAATGGATCCACCAAGGAGACATTGGCAAAATTTATATTCGTCTATTTGATAGCTTATTAGGCACTTGGATGGGCTATCCGGCATCAACCTGTGTGCAATCTAAAACGTGTGGGCAAGCGCTGATTATTGAATCTAATGGGGATGTCTACTCCTGTGATCACTATGTGTACCCTGCCAATCGGTTAGGTAACGTACAACAACACTCCCTTTCTCGTATTGTCTCCTCTAAACAGCAAGTCCGTTTTGGGCAAAATAAATATGACAAGCTAACGAGTCTTTGCCAGCGCTGTGAGGTTCAAAGCCTTTGTTATGGCGGCTGCCCTAAGCACCGGATCACGGCGATAGAAGGTGAAAAATATCGCCATAACTATTTATGTCGTTCATATAAAAAGATTTTTCATCATACCGCTTTAGGTATGCAGTTAATGCGTCAAGCGATATCTGGTGGTGCTTTAGCTAGTGATGCACTTGGCGCAATACAGCGTGCTTATAAGCAATAA
- a CDS encoding sulfatase family protein gives MRLPSMKKSLLAGLIAASSLVPPIAANAGGTPEKPNVLLIIMDDLGTGQLDFVLDSLDVKELAQRPSPQRYQGDINKMVEAARTAMPNVADMAAGGIKMTNAFVAHPVCGPSRAGIFTGRSPASFGTYSNDDAMLGIPQDIKLLPALFQENGYATASIGKWHNAKVLKKPKIAPEKQTRDYHDNMISTPEPGFAPHERGFDYAYSFYASGAALWNSPAMWRNGENVPAPGYTTHLLTDEAINFIDGHKDKPFFINLSYSVPHIPLEEASPAKYMDKFNTGNVEADKYFAALNAADEGIGKIINTLKENGELDNTLIFFISDNGAVHESPMPMNAMDKGFKGQMFNGGVRVPFVAYWPGHIPAGKHSDAMVSAIDILPTALQSAGITIPDSMKVEGKNIMPLLTGKTEKSPHDYLYWTGPGTKHYSEENQDFWHGYHEWITYQRKEIPNNPNLEKLSKGSWAIRDGEWALYFYDDGSNQLQLFNDKQNPAESNNLAAQYPEKVKELKSAYYQWIKDKPKPVVWGQDRYQVLIESAK, from the coding sequence GTGAGATTACCTTCTATGAAGAAAAGCCTATTAGCAGGGCTGATAGCAGCAAGTAGCTTAGTACCTCCCATTGCAGCGAATGCAGGTGGTACACCGGAAAAGCCGAATGTTTTACTGATTATTATGGATGACTTAGGAACAGGGCAGCTCGATTTTGTGCTTGATAGCCTTGATGTCAAAGAGCTTGCGCAGCGCCCATCACCACAGCGTTATCAAGGTGATATTAATAAGATGGTGGAAGCGGCCAGAACGGCGATGCCAAATGTTGCGGACATGGCTGCAGGCGGAATTAAGATGACCAATGCATTTGTGGCTCATCCTGTTTGTGGCCCATCACGAGCGGGTATTTTTACTGGGCGCTCTCCTGCAAGTTTTGGCACTTACAGTAACGATGATGCGATGTTAGGTATTCCTCAAGATATCAAACTATTACCCGCATTATTCCAAGAAAATGGCTATGCCACAGCCAGTATTGGAAAATGGCATAATGCGAAGGTATTGAAAAAACCTAAAATTGCACCAGAAAAGCAAACTCGCGATTATCACGATAATATGATTTCGACACCGGAGCCAGGTTTCGCACCTCATGAAAGAGGTTTCGATTATGCATATAGTTTCTATGCATCAGGGGCGGCACTTTGGAATTCCCCCGCAATGTGGCGAAATGGTGAAAATGTGCCAGCTCCTGGCTATACCACGCATTTGTTAACGGATGAAGCCATTAATTTCATTGATGGGCACAAAGACAAACCTTTCTTTATCAATCTTTCATACAGCGTACCACACATCCCATTAGAAGAAGCTTCACCAGCGAAATACATGGATAAATTCAATACTGGTAATGTTGAAGCCGATAAATATTTTGCTGCGCTAAATGCGGCCGATGAGGGAATTGGTAAAATTATCAATACACTAAAGGAAAATGGTGAATTAGATAATACGCTAATTTTCTTTATTTCTGACAATGGTGCGGTGCATGAGTCGCCAATGCCAATGAATGCGATGGATAAAGGCTTTAAAGGGCAAATGTTTAATGGTGGCGTACGCGTTCCATTTGTTGCTTATTGGCCGGGGCATATTCCCGCAGGTAAACACAGTGATGCGATGGTTTCTGCGATTGATATCTTACCAACTGCATTACAAAGTGCAGGGATCACCATACCCGATAGCATGAAAGTAGAAGGCAAAAATATTATGCCACTATTAACGGGTAAAACAGAAAAGTCACCACATGACTATCTGTATTGGACAGGTCCAGGGACGAAACATTACAGCGAAGAAAACCAAGATTTTTGGCATGGCTACCATGAATGGATCACTTATCAACGCAAAGAAATTCCAAACAACCCTAATTTAGAAAAACTATCGAAAGGCTCATGGGCTATCCGTGATGGGGAATGGGCGCTTTATTTTTATGATGATGGTTCTAACCAGCTCCAATTATTCAATGATAAACAAAATCCAGCCGAATCGAATAATTTAGCAGCTCAATACCCAGAAAAAGTAAAAGAGTTGAAATCTGCTTATTATCAATGGATTAAGGATAAACCAAAACCTGTCGTATGGGGACAAGACCGTTACCAAGTCCTGATTGAATCAGCAAAATAA